A stretch of the Panulirus ornatus isolate Po-2019 chromosome 53, ASM3632096v1, whole genome shotgun sequence genome encodes the following:
- the LOC139765225 gene encoding uncharacterized protein, protein MTERMIMIVLLVVMGPLLSSARSLPDYHDERHCPEANECCRHHSSTKAYQECYDKYGCYPDCTNVYRYKGHGPYKVSQECDHASECCLHPFLSEEFHKCSFKHGCCPYCGYLSDGCAFNDGFYPWGSVIATFPDCCLELVCGAKLLTSAPYLKSVIITIYKTPSYGHHCDYFKNDYCVDHLGIIRPDGSEWLENPCSLCRCDNGRVSCRFVTPQDCPPAPQPHCRELPGDCCPSWDCETDGGCPDPYSYGRVCVRYHDQCHHDSDCPPGHQCCLVAGCGKECVPESGSCTNTDLCQTRNGRCDESCRIDENPFQGLCETRDCVCCVSRDFPTCQRTTPSCRSLGGQCSSSCTRGDNPLRGVCETRDCLCCVPASDPCRFNSFPCAVKGGHCKQECGRHENSIHHICNTDNCVCCIPRDGQTCQRNTIACSALGGQCATDCDRGENPIPGVCETSNCVCCVPEIRPCAPTTLACHSKGGRCEHSCHSNENGVSHLCNDGCLCCIPRDTQTCQTTTIPCHGLGGNCATSCGRDENSVPGVCETSNCFCCVPKPDHCDFNTFACRIKDGHCKKSCAHGEDSIPHLCHGDDCICCVPRHQQECQKTTPLCKGLRGECSLECNAGEISIHGVCETRNCVCCVPGDIHCDNTTACKFRRGYCSETCSLGENAVQGLCHPDGCVCCVPGFDDCTFDTPYCLAKGGHCERRCDSNEESIKGLCNDDHCFCCVPIYDPCTKNTPYCLAKGGHCEKTCHGNEDSIQLLCNDDKCVCCVPRHHCYNTTKCHSRDGYCSEQCHAGETALNGLCDHDNCVCCVPVHDQCPKNTPYCLAKGGHCEKTCNSNENSIEHLCNDDKCVCCVPRHHCYNTTKCHSRDGYCSEQCHAGETALNGLCDHDNCVCCVPVHNPCPKNTPYCLDKGGHCEKKCHNNEQSIEHLCINDECVCCVPIYDPCPKNTPYCLAKGGHCEKTCNSNEDSIEHLCNDDKCVCCVPRQHCYNTTKCHFRDGYCSEQCHTGETALNGLCDHDNCVCCVPVHNPCLENTPYCLDKGGHCEKKCHNNEHPIEHLCINDECVCCVPIYDPCPKNTPYCLAKGGHCKKTCNSNEDSIEHLCNDDKCVCCVPRQHCYNTTKCHFRDGYCSEQCHTGETALNGLCDHDNCVCCVPVHNPCLENTPYCLDKGGHCEKKCHNNEHPIEHLCINDECVCCVPIHDPCPKNTHYCLAKGGHCEKTCNSNEDSIEHLCNDDKCVCCVPRQHCYNTTKCHFRDGYCSEQCHAGETALNGLCDHDNCVCCVPVHNPCPENTPYCLDKGGHCEKKCHNNEHPIEHLCINDECVCCVPIHDPCPKNTPYCLAKGGHCEKTCNSNEDSIEHLCNDDKCVCCVPIHNPCPKNTPYCLDKGGHCEKKCHNNEHPIEHLCINDECVCCVPIYDPCPKNTPYCLAKGGHCEKTCNSNEDSIEHLCNDDKCVCCVPRQHCYNTTKCHLRDGYCSEQCHAGETALNGLCDHDNCVCCVPVHNPCPKNTPYCLDKGGHCEKKCHNNEHPIEHLCINDECVCCVPIHDPCPKNTPYCLAKGGHCEKTCNSNEDSIEHLCNDDKCVCCVPRQHCYNTTKCHFRDGYCSEQCHIGETALNGLCDHDNCVCCVPVHNPCPENTPYCLDKGGHCEKKCHNNEHPIEHLCIHDECVCCVPIHDPCPKNTPYCLAKGGHCEKTCNSNEDSIEHLCNDDKCVCCVPRQHCYNTTKCHLRDGYCSEQCHAGETALNGLCDHDNCVCCVPVHNPCLENTPYCLDKGGHCEKKCHNNEHPIEHLCINDECVCCVPIHDPCPKNTPYCLAKGGHCEKTCNSNEDSIEHLCNDDKCVCCVPSKFSES, encoded by the exons ATGACCGAGAGGATGATTATGATCGTCTTGTTAGTGGTGATGGGGCCTTTACTTTCATCGGCTCGATCGCTCCCTG ACTACCATGACGAGAGGCATTGCCCAGAAGCCAATGAATGTTGCAGACACCACTCCAGCACTAAAGCCTACCAGGAATGTTACGACAAATACGGTTGCTATCCTGATTGCACCAATGTCTACCGTTACAAAG GACATGGCCCATATAAAGTAAGCCAAGAATGTGACCACGCTAGCGAGTGTTGTCTCCACCCCTTCCTGTCTGAAGAATTCCACAAATGTTCTTTCAAACACGGTTGTTGTCCCTACTGTGGCTATTTATCTGACG GTTGTGCTTTCAACGATGGCTTCTACCCTTGGGGCAGCGTAATAGCAACCTTCCCAGACTGCTGCCTGGAACTGGTGTGTGGTGCTAAACTGCTTACCTCCGCCCCTTACCTCAAGTCTGTTATAATAACTATTTACAAAACTCCATCATATG GTCATCATTGTGACTACTTCAAGAACGACTATTGTGTAGATCACCTGGGCATTATCCGCCCCGATGGCTCTGAATGGCTTGAAAATCCATGTAGTCTGTGTCGATGTGACAACGGCCGCGTCAGCTGTCGCTTCGTGACACCCCAAGACTGtcccccagcaccacaaccacactgtagGGAGCTGCCAGGAGACTGCTGTCCTTCCTGGGATTGTGAAACCGATGG TGGTTGCCCTGACCCCTATAGCTATGGTCGTGTTTGTGTTCGCTACCATGACCAATGCCATCATGACTCTGACTGTCCACCAGGACACCAGTGCTGCCTGGTGGCTGGATGTGGCAAAGAATGCGTTCCAG AATCTGGATCGTGCACCAATACCGACCTATGCCAAACGCGCAATGGAAGGTGCGACGAATCCTGCCGTATAGACGAAAACCCTTTCCAGGGTCTATGTGAGACCAGAGACTGCGTCTGTTGTGTTTCAA GAGATTTTCCAACGTGCCAAAGAACGACACCTTCATGTCGCAGTCTTGGTGGACAATGTTCCAGTAGCTGTACTAGGGGCGACAACCCCCTCCGGGGAGTGTGCGAAACCAGAGACTGCCTCTGTTGCGTTCCAG CGTCTGACCCATGTAGGTTTAATAGCTTTCCCTGTGCTGTCAAAGGCGGTCATTGTAAGCAGGAGTGCGGTCGTCATGAGAATTCTATACACCATATATGTAACACTGACAACTGCGTGTGTTGTATTCCAC GAGATGGTCAAACCTGCCAGAGAAATACTATTGCCTGCAGTGCACTGGGTGGACAATGTGCCACCGATTGTGATAGAGGTGAGAACCCTATCCCTGGAGTATGCGAAACTAGCAACTgcgtctgttgtgttccag AAATTCGACCTTGTGCACCTACCACCTTGGCATGCCATAGCAAAGGTGGCCGCTGCGAACACTCCTGCCACAGCAATGAGAATGGAGTCTCCCATTTATGCAACGATGGCTGCCTTTGCTGTATTCCAA GGGATACACAAACTTGCCAGACAACTACAATTCCATGTCATGGGTTGGGTGGAAATTGTGCCACTAGCTGTGGCAGGGATGAGAACTCTGTACCAGGTGTATGCGAAACCAGCAACTGCTTCTGCTGTGTTCCAA AACCCGATCACTGCGACTTCAACACCTTTGCTTGTCGTATCAAGGATGGTCATTGCAAGAAGTCGTGTGCTCATGGTGAAGACTCTATCCCTCATCTTTGTCACGGTGATGACTGCATATGTTGTGTTCCAA GACACCAACAGGAGTGTCAAAAGACCACTCCATTATGTAAAGGACTGCGAGGGGAATGTTCCCTTGAATGTAATGCTGGAGAAATATCTATTCATGGTGTGTGCGAAACCAGAAACTgcgtctgttgtgttccag gtGACATTCATTGTGACAACACTACAGCCTGCAAGTTTCGTCGGGGCTATTGTTCAGAAACCTGTAGTCTGGGTGAGAACGCTGTCCAGGGGCTATGTCACCCTGACGGCTGTGTATGCTGTGTACCTG GTTTTGATGACTGCACATTTGACACCCCTTACTGCCTAGCCAAGGGTGGTCACTGTGAACGAAGGTGTGATAGTAACGAAGAATCTATAAAGGGTCTGTGTAACGATGACCATTGCTTCTGTTGTGTTCCAA TATACGATCcatgcaccaaaaacacaccaTACTGCCTAGCTAAAGGTGGCCACTGTGAAAAGACTTGTCATGGTAATGAGGATTCTATCCAACTTCTGTGCAACGATGATAAGTGCGTCTGTTGCGTTCCAA GGCACCACTGTTACAACACTACAAAATGCCACTCGCGAGATGGGTATTGTTCTGAGCAGTGTCATGCAGGCGAGACCGCTTTAAACGGGTTGTGTGACCACGACAACTGcgtctgctgtgttccag TTCATGATCAGTGCCCCAAAAACACCCCTTACTGCCTAGCCAAGGGTGGCCACTGTGAAAAGACATGCAATAGTAATGAAAATTCTATCGAACATCTCTGCAACGATGATAAGTGCGTCTGTTGTGTTCCAA GGCACCACTGTTACAATACTACAAAATGCCACTCACGAGATGGGTATTGTTCTGAGCAGTGTCATGCAGGCGAGACCGCTTTAAACGGGTTGTGTGACCACGACAACTGcgtctgctgtgttccag TACATAATCCGTGCCCCAAAAACACTCCTTACTGCCTAGACAAAGGTGGCCACTGTGAAAAGAAGTGTCATAATAATGAACAGTCTATAGAACATCTATGCATCAATGATGAATGCGTCTGTTGTGTTCCAA TTTATGATCCGTGCCCCAAAAACACTCCTTACTGCCTAGCCAAGGGTGGCCACTGTGAAAAGACGTGCAATAGTAACGAGGATTCCATCGAACATCTGTGCAACGATGATAAGTGCGTCTGTTGTGTTCCAA GGCAGCACTGTTACAATACTACAAAATGCCACTTCAGAGATGGTTATTGTTCTGAGCAGTGTCATACAGGCGAGACCGCTTTAAACGGGTTGTGTGACCACGACAACTGcgtctgctgtgttccag tacataatcCGTGCCTCGAAAACACACCTTACTGCCTAGATAAAGGTGGCCACTGTGAAAAGAAGTGTCATAATAATGAGCATCCTATAGAACATCTATGCATCAATGACGAATGCGTCTGTTGTGTTCCAA TTTATGATCCGTGCCCCAAAAACACTCCTTACTGCCTAGCCAAGGGTGGCCACTGTAAAAAGACGTGCAATAGTAACGAGGATTCCATCGAACATCTGTGCAACGATGATAAGTGCGTCTGTTGTGTTCCAA GGCAGCACTGTTACAATACTACAAAATGCCACTTCAGAGATGGTTATTGTTCTGAGCAGTGTCATACAGGCGAGACCGCTTTAAACGGGTTGTGTGACCACGACAACTGcgtctgctgtgttccag tacataatcCGTGCCTCGAAAACACACCTTACTGCCTAGATAAAGGTGGCCACTGTGAAAAGAAGTGTCATAATAATGAGCATCCTATAGAACATCTATGCATCAATGACGAATGCGTCTGTTGTGTTCCAA TTCATGATCCGTGCCCCAAAAACACTCATTACTGCCTAGCCAAGGGTGGCCACTGTGAAAAGACGTGCAATAGTAACGAAGATTCTATCGAACATCTGTGCAACGATGATAAGTGCGTCTGTTGTGTTCCAA GGCAGCACTGTTACAATACTACTAAGTGCCACTTCAGAGATGGTTATTGTTCTGAGCAGTGTCATGCAGGCGAGACCGCTTTAAACGGGTTGTGTGACCACGACAACTGcgtctgctgtgttccag tacataatcCGTGCCCCGAAAACACGCCTTACTGCCTAGACAAAGGTGGCCACTGTGAAAAGAAGTGTCATAATAATGAGCATCCTATAGAACATCTATGCATCAATGACGAATGCGTCTGTTGTGTTCCAA TTCATGATCCATGCCCCAAAAACACTCCTTACTGCCTAGCCAAGGGTGGCCACTGTGAAAAGACGTGCAATAGTAACGAAGATTCTATCGAACATCTATGCAACGATGATAAGTGCGTCTGTTGTGTTCCAA TACATAATCCGTGCCCCAAAAACACACCTTACTGCCTAGACAAAGGTGGCCACTGTGAAAAGAAGTGTCATAATAATGAGCATCCTATAGAACATCTATGCATCAATGACGAATGCGTCTGTTGTGTTCCAA TTTATGATCCGTGCCCCAAAAACACTCCTTACTGCCTAGCCAAGGGTGGCCACTGTGAAAAGACGTGCAATAGTAACGAGGATTCTATCGAACATCTGTGCAACGATGATAAGTGCGTCTGTTGTGTTCCAA GGCAGCACTGTTACAATACTACTAAGTGCCACTTACGAGATGGGTATTGTTCTGAGCAGTGTCATGCAGGCGAGACCGCTTTAAACGGGTTGTGTGACCACGACAACTGcgtctgctgtgttccag TACATAATCCGTGCCCCAAAAACACTCCTTACTGCCTAGACAAAGGTGGCCACTGTGAAAAGAAGTGTCATAATAATGAGCATCCTATAGAACATCTATGCATCAATGACGAATGCGTCTGTTGTGTTCCAA TTCATGATCCGTGCCCCAAAAACACTCCTTACTGCCTAGCCAAGGGTGGCCACTGTGAAAAGACTTGCAATAGTAACGAGGATTCCATCGAACATCTGTGCAACGATGATAAGTGCGTCTGTTGTGTTCCAA GGCAGCACTGTTACAATACTACTAAGTGCCACTTCAGAGATGGTTATTGTTCTGAGCAGTGTCATATAGGCGAAACCGCTTTAAACGGGTTGTGTGACCACGACAACTGcgtctgctgtgttccag tacataatcCATGCCCCGAAAACACTCCTTACTGCCTAGACAAAGGTGGCCACTGTGAAAAGAAGTGTCATAATAATGAGCATCCTATAGAACATCTATGCATTCATGACGAATGCGTCTGTTGTGTTCCAA TTCATGATCCGTGCCCCAAAAACACTCCTTACTGCCTAGCCAAGGGTGGCCACTGTGAAAAGACTTGCAATAGTAACGAGGATTCTATCGAACATCTGTGCAACGATGATAAGTGCGTCTGTTGTGTTCCAA GGCAGCACTGTTACAATACTACTAAGTGCCACTTACGAGATGGTTATTGTTCT